Proteins from a single region of Deltaproteobacteria bacterium:
- a CDS encoding iron ABC transporter substrate-binding protein: MFLTLVMVFGSVQAAAQGLTVIDLAGREVRMDKKPSRIVCLAPGTLRLILYLQAKDLVVGVEAIETRFPTTRPYWLAHDDLGRLPIVGPGGVGTINAMPDLEAVLAARPELVFISYLDGAKADRLSRTLSIPVVVLSYGEFGSFDDRLYESLRVAGKVLGKEDRAEEVVAFIHSCQADLGRRTGGIPEDEKPWAYVGGIGWKGTQGLESTDADYAPFAWVGARNVAAGGGKSGHVFVDREQLLAMDPDVIFLDGGGNSVIVDDIRKNPRYYGRLKAFRSQRVYGLHTFNWYMTNIGTVIADAYAVGTVLHPERFSDLNLQETADRIYTFLLGKPLHFVLAERSGPLGQPLDLGGP; the protein is encoded by the coding sequence ATGTTTCTGACCTTGGTGATGGTCTTTGGATCCGTCCAGGCTGCGGCCCAGGGCTTGACGGTCATCGATCTGGCCGGCCGGGAAGTACGGATGGACAAAAAACCCTCCCGCATTGTCTGCCTTGCACCTGGAACCCTACGGCTCATCCTCTACCTCCAGGCCAAGGACCTCGTTGTCGGCGTGGAGGCCATCGAGACCAGGTTCCCGACGACAAGGCCCTATTGGCTGGCCCATGACGATTTGGGTCGTTTGCCCATCGTCGGTCCCGGAGGGGTGGGCACCATCAACGCCATGCCGGACCTGGAGGCCGTGCTGGCGGCCCGTCCTGAACTCGTGTTCATCTCCTATCTGGACGGAGCCAAGGCCGACCGGCTGTCCCGGACCCTGTCAATCCCGGTTGTGGTCTTGTCCTACGGGGAGTTCGGCTCCTTCGACGACCGGCTCTATGAATCATTGCGCGTGGCAGGGAAGGTCCTGGGCAAGGAGGATCGGGCCGAGGAGGTCGTGGCCTTCATCCATTCCTGCCAAGCAGACCTCGGCCGCCGGACCGGAGGCATCCCCGAGGACGAAAAGCCTTGGGCCTACGTGGGAGGCATCGGCTGGAAAGGGACCCAGGGACTGGAGAGCACGGACGCCGACTACGCCCCGTTTGCTTGGGTAGGAGCCCGTAATGTCGCTGCCGGTGGGGGAAAAAGTGGACACGTCTTTGTTGACCGTGAACAGCTGTTGGCCATGGATCCGGACGTGATTTTTCTCGATGGGGGAGGCAACAGCGTCATTGTTGACGATATCAGGAAGAACCCTCGGTATTATGGCCGGCTCAAGGCCTTTCGAAGCCAGAGGGTCTACGGATTGCACACCTTCAACTGGTATATGACCAACATCGGCACGGTCATTGCCGATGCCTATGCAGTGGGGACAGTCCTCCACCCTGAACGATTCTCGGATTTGAATCTGCAGGAAACGGCCGACCGCATTTACACCTTTCTGCTGGGCAAGCCGCTTCACTTCGTTCTGGCCGAACGAAGCGGCCCCCTTGGACAACCATTGGATCTGGGAGGCCCCTGA
- a CDS encoding ABC transporter ATP-binding protein: MNITVDGLMFGYDSRPVLEDIHFEVPPATVLAVLGQNGAGKSTLLQCMARILEPKSGCVALGQTDLSILSRRELGRLFGYVPQAAGEQSLTVFDTVLLGRRPFIRWAPNDEDLNIVREVLDFMGLSRLAHRPASELSGGELQKVLIARALAQKPRVLLMDEPASSLDLKNQLELVRLMSESARKIGFTAVISVHDVNLALRFADWFLLLKDRRVHALVPREALDATLLEELFDVRMVMTEVEGWTFALPIPDSDNRDVGLC, translated from the coding sequence ATGAATATCACTGTCGACGGCCTCATGTTCGGGTACGACAGCCGTCCGGTGCTCGAGGATATTCATTTTGAGGTCCCTCCGGCCACGGTGCTGGCCGTTCTGGGCCAAAACGGCGCGGGCAAGTCCACCCTTCTCCAGTGCATGGCCCGTATTCTGGAACCGAAATCGGGATGCGTTGCCTTGGGCCAAACGGATCTTTCGATCTTGAGTCGAAGGGAGCTCGGTCGCCTTTTCGGTTATGTGCCCCAGGCGGCCGGGGAGCAGAGCCTCACGGTTTTCGACACGGTTCTCCTGGGCCGTAGACCCTTCATCCGCTGGGCCCCGAACGATGAGGACCTGAACATCGTTCGGGAGGTTTTGGACTTCATGGGCCTTTCCCGCTTGGCCCACCGCCCGGCATCGGAACTGAGCGGAGGCGAGTTGCAGAAGGTACTCATCGCCCGGGCCCTGGCCCAGAAGCCCCGGGTACTGCTCATGGATGAGCCCGCCTCGAGTCTGGACCTCAAGAACCAGCTGGAGCTGGTCAGGCTTATGTCCGAATCGGCCCGGAAGATCGGATTCACGGCCGTGATTAGCGTCCACGATGTCAATCTGGCCCTGCGCTTCGCGGACTGGTTTCTGCTGCTCAAGGACCGCCGGGTGCATGCCCTGGTTCCCAGGGAGGCCTTGGACGCCACTCTCCTTGAGGAGCTATTCGATGTGCGCATGGTCATGACCGAGGTCGAGGGATGGACCTTTGCCCTGCCGATTCCCGACTCCGACAATCGGGATGTCGGGCTGTGCTGA
- a CDS encoding iron ABC transporter permease, with product MFGGLLAGVVLLAILSLGLGAFEISIREILESLVSPGNETADVVVWNIRLPRIVSAVVSGAALGLSGMAMQSLLKNPLASPFTLGISQGAGFGAAVAIVVIDLGLSAASGPDSRSVAGVAQGYFLTTMTAFFAFLGAMAAATVILGLAVLRQLSTQSVILAGVALASLFTSGTVLIQYFATETEIASIVFWTFGDLGRAGWPEIILITMIFMPVMVFFLANQWSLNTLLAGDKAALGLGVNVVRLRLSGMFLAGLLAAMVTAFHGVIAFLGLLAPHIARRIIGPEHSMLMPFSCLIGSLLLLAADTLGRVLVGSGGLPVGVLTSFLGAPLFLSLLMRRSQWT from the coding sequence ATCTTCGGGGGGCTCCTGGCCGGGGTTGTCCTCCTGGCCATACTTTCCCTCGGGCTCGGGGCCTTTGAGATTTCCATTAGGGAGATCCTTGAAAGTCTGGTCAGCCCTGGTAACGAGACCGCCGACGTGGTCGTCTGGAACATTCGCCTGCCCCGTATCGTCTCGGCCGTTGTTTCCGGGGCGGCTCTCGGTTTGTCCGGCATGGCCATGCAGAGCCTGTTGAAGAATCCTCTTGCCTCCCCGTTCACACTGGGCATCAGCCAGGGGGCTGGGTTCGGCGCGGCCGTGGCCATCGTGGTCATCGATCTCGGACTGAGCGCAGCTTCCGGGCCGGATTCCCGATCAGTCGCCGGGGTCGCTCAAGGCTATTTCTTGACCACCATGACGGCCTTTTTTGCTTTTCTTGGTGCCATGGCCGCAGCAACGGTCATCCTCGGCCTGGCCGTGCTCAGGCAATTGTCCACCCAGTCCGTGATCCTGGCCGGAGTGGCCCTGGCCTCCCTGTTCACCTCGGGCACAGTGCTGATCCAATATTTCGCAACGGAAACCGAGATCGCTTCCATCGTTTTCTGGACCTTCGGCGACCTGGGACGGGCCGGGTGGCCGGAAATCATCCTGATCACCATGATTTTCATGCCGGTCATGGTCTTCTTTCTCGCAAATCAGTGGAGTCTGAACACACTTTTGGCCGGAGACAAGGCCGCCCTGGGGCTGGGCGTGAATGTCGTCAGGCTCAGACTGTCGGGCATGTTTTTGGCCGGCCTGCTGGCAGCGATGGTGACTGCCTTCCACGGAGTTATCGCCTTTCTTGGCCTGCTGGCCCCGCACATAGCCCGACGCATCATCGGCCCTGAACACTCCATGCTCATGCCATTTTCCTGTTTGATCGGCTCCCTGCTTCTGCTGGCCGCCGACACCCTGGGGCGGGTGCTGGTCGGTTCGGGAGGGTTGCCCGTGGGGGTCCTGACCTCGTTCCTGGGGGCTCCGCTTTTTCTGTCCCTGCTCATGCGCAGAAGTCAGTGGACATGA
- a CDS encoding iron ABC transporter substrate-binding protein, which produces MPKIGRILISTVLFITYFSVTALADRVVTDASGRTVTVPDTVTRVICSGSGSLRLLCYLQAQDLVVAVDDAETKQRFLDARPYSLANPQFKKMKTFGEFRGHDNPELILTLEPQPQVILKTYSGMGHDPVELQNKTGIPVVVLEYGDLGKSKAKFYDALRIMGEVVGKSDRAEEVVAFFEAEIAELQKRTADIPQADRPTAFIGGVAHKGPHGFQSTEPAYPPFAFAGVRNLALESGVAGGQLSQSNVAKEKIVEWDPDFLFLDLSTLQMGENAGGLHELKTDPAYRSLSAVKEGRVFGVLPYNWYTTNYGSILADAWFIAKTIHSDRFADVDPVAKADDIYVFLVGKPVFSGMNALFDGLVFTNLAVN; this is translated from the coding sequence ATGCCCAAAATCGGCCGCATACTCATTTCGACCGTCCTGTTCATCACCTATTTTTCAGTGACCGCCCTGGCCGATCGTGTCGTCACCGATGCATCCGGCCGGACCGTAACCGTTCCAGACACGGTGACCCGGGTCATCTGCTCCGGCTCGGGCAGTCTACGCCTGCTCTGCTACCTCCAGGCCCAGGACCTGGTCGTGGCCGTGGACGACGCCGAAACCAAGCAGCGCTTCCTGGACGCCAGGCCCTACAGCCTGGCCAATCCCCAGTTCAAAAAAATGAAAACCTTCGGCGAATTCCGGGGCCACGACAACCCCGAACTCATCCTGACCCTGGAGCCCCAGCCCCAGGTCATCCTGAAGACCTATTCGGGCATGGGTCATGATCCGGTCGAACTCCAGAACAAAACCGGCATCCCGGTCGTGGTTCTGGAATACGGGGACCTCGGCAAATCAAAGGCCAAGTTCTACGACGCCCTACGGATCATGGGCGAGGTGGTCGGAAAATCGGATCGGGCCGAGGAAGTCGTCGCCTTTTTCGAGGCCGAGATCGCCGAGCTCCAAAAACGAACGGCCGACATACCTCAGGCCGACCGGCCCACGGCCTTTATCGGCGGCGTAGCCCACAAGGGACCCCACGGTTTTCAGTCCACCGAACCGGCCTATCCTCCTTTCGCCTTTGCCGGAGTCCGCAATCTGGCCCTGGAATCCGGCGTGGCCGGAGGCCAACTCTCCCAATCCAATGTGGCCAAGGAAAAAATCGTCGAATGGGATCCCGACTTCCTTTTTCTCGATCTCTCCACCCTGCAGATGGGCGAGAACGCCGGAGGCCTGCACGAACTGAAAACCGACCCGGCCTACCGTTCTCTCTCCGCCGTCAAGGAAGGACGTGTCTTCGGAGTTCTGCCATACAATTGGTACACGACCAACTACGGATCCATCCTGGCCGACGCCTGGTTCATCGCCAAGACCATCCATTCGGATCGCTTTGCAGATGTAGACCCTGTGGCCAAGGCCGACGACATCTATGTCTTCCTGGTCGGAAAACCGGTGTTCAGTGGAATGAACGCTCTGTTCGACGGCCTCGTCTTCACCAACCTGGCCGTGAACTGA
- a CDS encoding iron ABC transporter permease encodes MHFHDGQVPDEYRRYIGLKLAFVAATAAAVALALALAISLGAARVPLIDVFKTLLGFEVPRRFELIVWSIRLPQALTDFTAGAGLAVAGAAMQSILRNPLGSPFTLGISHAAAFGAAFAVMLLGGGVMSSSSVGAVSVTSPYLTTAAAFAASLLASGAIILVSRTRGVTPEVMVLTGVALGALFTAGTMFLQFFADDAQLAAMVFWTFGDTARASWSELGIMAVVALAGFAYFLSQSWSYNAIDAGDETAKGLGVRVERVRMLGMLVASLVTAVTIAFLGIIGFVGLVVPHMVRRVIGSDHRFLLPASVFVGGLLLLVSDTAARLVLAPHVLPVSVLTAFMGAPVFIYLIVKGGRR; translated from the coding sequence ATGCACTTTCACGACGGTCAGGTCCCGGACGAGTACAGACGCTATATCGGGCTCAAACTCGCCTTTGTCGCCGCCACGGCCGCGGCAGTGGCCTTGGCCCTGGCCCTGGCCATCTCCCTGGGTGCGGCCCGAGTGCCCCTGATCGATGTGTTCAAAACTCTTCTCGGCTTCGAGGTCCCCAGGCGGTTCGAACTCATCGTCTGGTCCATCCGACTCCCCCAGGCCCTGACCGATTTCACCGCCGGGGCCGGCTTGGCCGTGGCCGGAGCGGCCATGCAGTCCATATTGCGGAACCCTCTGGGCTCGCCCTTCACTCTGGGCATCTCCCACGCTGCGGCCTTCGGGGCCGCCTTTGCCGTCATGCTCCTCGGAGGCGGAGTCATGTCCTCCTCCAGCGTCGGGGCCGTGTCCGTGACCAGCCCCTATCTGACCACGGCCGCGGCCTTTGCCGCCAGCCTTCTGGCCTCCGGGGCCATCATCCTGGTCTCCCGCACACGGGGGGTCACCCCCGAAGTCATGGTTCTCACCGGTGTGGCCCTGGGGGCCCTGTTCACCGCCGGGACCATGTTCCTCCAGTTCTTCGCCGACGACGCCCAGCTGGCGGCCATGGTCTTCTGGACCTTCGGCGACACGGCCCGGGCTTCCTGGTCCGAGCTGGGCATCATGGCCGTGGTCGCTCTGGCCGGGTTCGCCTATTTTCTCTCCCAATCCTGGAGCTACAACGCCATCGACGCCGGGGACGAAACGGCCAAGGGTCTCGGGGTCCGCGTCGAACGGGTCCGGATGCTCGGCATGCTCGTGGCCTCTCTGGTCACGGCCGTGACCATCGCTTTTTTGGGCATCATCGGCTTTGTCGGCCTGGTCGTCCCCCACATGGTCCGCCGGGTCATCGGCTCCGACCACCGTTTTCTCCTGCCGGCCTCGGTCTTCGTCGGCGGATTGCTCCTGCTTGTCTCCGACACCGCGGCCCGCCTCGTCCTGGCCCCCCATGTCCTTCCCGTTTCCGTGCTGACGGCCTTCATGGGCGCCCCGGTCTTCATCTACCTCATCGTCAAGGGAGGCCGCCGATGA
- a CDS encoding ABC transporter ATP-binding protein, translated as MILQIAELEFAYNGHPVLRDVRLEVRAGELLAILGPNGVGKTTLLKCINAIHRPRGGVVRVDGQDILRLAPAEISRSVGYVAQRCEPARLTVFDAVLMGRKPHIRWKPSEKDLSIVDAAIRRLHLKALLLRHIDTLSGGELQKVAIARALVQEPRLLLLDEPTSSLDLKNQMDILTLVRRVVDEHAIAAVMTMHDLNTALRFAHKFLFLKDGKIFSTGLSRDISADMVGQVYGLPVEIHLINGHPTVTPILEPQSDHDHDHHHVHACVESPHADCTRHNHP; from the coding sequence ATGATCCTCCAGATCGCCGAGCTCGAGTTCGCCTACAACGGCCACCCGGTCCTCAGGGACGTTCGCCTTGAAGTCCGGGCCGGAGAACTTCTGGCCATCCTGGGCCCCAACGGCGTGGGCAAGACCACGCTGCTGAAATGCATCAACGCCATCCATCGCCCCCGGGGCGGGGTGGTCCGGGTGGACGGCCAGGATATCCTCCGTCTGGCTCCGGCCGAAATCTCCCGCTCCGTCGGATATGTCGCCCAACGCTGCGAACCGGCCCGCCTGACCGTGTTCGACGCCGTGCTCATGGGCCGCAAGCCCCATATCCGATGGAAACCGTCGGAAAAGGACCTCTCCATCGTCGACGCGGCCATCCGCCGTCTGCATCTGAAGGCCCTGCTCCTGCGCCATATCGACACCCTGTCCGGTGGAGAACTCCAGAAGGTGGCCATTGCCCGGGCCCTGGTCCAGGAACCGCGGCTCCTCCTCTTGGATGAACCCACCAGTTCCCTGGACCTCAAGAACCAGATGGACATTCTGACTCTGGTCCGCCGGGTGGTGGACGAGCACGCCATTGCCGCGGTCATGACCATGCACGACCTGAACACGGCCCTGCGCTTCGCCCACAAATTCCTGTTCCTGAAGGACGGGAAAATCTTCTCCACGGGCCTCAGCCGTGACATCTCCGCCGACATGGTCGGCCAAGTCTACGGCCTGCCCGTGGAGATCCACCTCATCAACGGCCATCCCACGGTGACCCCGATTCTTGAACCGCAATCCGACCACGATCACGACCACCATCATGTCCATGCGTGCGTGGAAAGCCCCCATGCGGACTGCACACGCCACAATCACCCCTGA
- a CDS encoding formylmethanofuran dehydrogenase, whose amino-acid sequence MPCSIPAETIERVIAFHGHSCPGLAIGIRAAEYALSRFPNAELVAVAETDMCGVDAIQFLTDCTFGKGNFLHRDLGKMAFTFYDRNSGEGVRIRLRPEVHAGPSSERMRILSARNAAGQASQEEIEELTDLRRQRQTFYMQAELHEIFDQMPAQGPPPRPARILESLACADCGEITMESRTRRFAGKTLCIPCFEAVEQKR is encoded by the coding sequence ATGCCCTGCTCCATCCCCGCTGAAACCATCGAACGCGTCATCGCCTTTCACGGCCACTCCTGCCCCGGCTTGGCCATCGGCATCAGGGCCGCCGAATACGCCCTGTCCCGATTTCCAAATGCCGAACTGGTCGCCGTGGCCGAGACCGACATGTGCGGCGTGGACGCCATCCAGTTCCTGACTGACTGCACCTTTGGCAAGGGAAACTTCCTGCATCGCGATCTGGGCAAGATGGCCTTCACCTTTTACGACCGAAACAGCGGCGAGGGCGTCCGCATCCGCCTACGGCCAGAAGTCCACGCCGGCCCCTCGTCCGAGCGCATGAGGATCCTGTCGGCCCGCAACGCGGCCGGCCAGGCCAGCCAGGAAGAAATAGAGGAATTGACCGACCTGCGCCGACAGCGGCAAACATTCTACATGCAGGCCGAACTCCACGAAATCTTCGATCAGATGCCCGCCCAAGGCCCGCCGCCGCGACCGGCCCGAATACTGGAAAGCCTTGCTTGCGCCGACTGCGGCGAGATCACCATGGAGTCGCGCACCCGCCGCTTTGCCGGAAAGACCCTATGCATTCCCTGCTTCGAGGCCGTGGAACAGAAACGGTAG